The genomic interval CCGCCGCGGCTTCTCCCGTGCATGAAGGAGTACAAGATGCGGCGGGGAGAGCACCTCGAAGACCGAGTTCCCGACCTGAAGGGGAAAGTCGAGGAGTACTTCGGCGACGTTTCTGCGACGGAGGAGTACAAGGGGAGTGACCTCTACGTCGTCGAAGACCCCGACAATCCCGTGTTCGAGCGCGTCGTCGCCGGCGCGGTCGAGTACTCGGGGAAGAAGGACAAACTCGGCGTGGACTTCGTCGAGCGCGACGCCGCGGACGTCATCGCGGAAGGGAACGCGGACGCCGCGCAGGACGCCGTGAGCGCGAAGAACGACTTCCTGAAGGAAGTGACGGGCCG from Salarchaeum japonicum carries:
- a CDS encoding DUF5611 family protein, which codes for MKEYKMRRGEHLEDRVPDLKGKVEEYFGDVSATEEYKGSDLYVVEDPDNPVFERVVAGAVEYSGKKDKLGVDFVERDAADVIAEGNADAAQDAVSAKNDFLKEVTGRDAKSRRDSMKRAVEDDADKPDGVS